In Solanum pennellii chromosome 3, SPENNV200, a single window of DNA contains:
- the LOC107012642 gene encoding vicilin-like seed storage protein At2g18540 isoform X1, whose product MDDSNKEKLAKAMEENKRKKKRAHVLTRRRDEQHLSNYKDNVDGEKENKSAKRKKRKDVRLDETESLEIDQSNEREDALGQENNVSAMKRKSRKKKRKSEKKVQRNETVDHYVEANNDSDQKSEKDHSLTITPDNLVEKRGQAGDEEIDELSSGDEDCSKGMRKWVLDYYQSRPGLKVLQERIDEFITSYEAKKEQERKEKEALAAEDGWTVVVHHKGRKKTTDSETGIAVGSVSQAAVMDNMDKKKKKDVGLDFYRFQKREAKRNEIMVLQSKFEQDKKRIQQLRAARKFRPY is encoded by the exons ATGGATGACTCAAACA AGGAGAAGTTGGCTAAGGCAATGGAAGAAAacaagaggaagaagaagagagctCATGTGCTAACTAGAAGAAGAGATGAACAACATCTCTCAAATTATAAAG ATAATGTGGATGGAGAAAAGGAGAACAAATCTGCAAAGAGGAAGAAAAGGAAAGATGTCAGACTTGATGAAACTGAAAGTTTGGAAATTGATCAATCTAATGAAAGAGAGGATGCACTTGGTCAAGAAAATAATGTATCCGCTATGAAAAGGAAATccagaaagaagaagagaaaaagtgAGAAGAAAGTACAGAGGAATGAGACTGTTGATCATTATGTTGAGGCTAACAATGATTCAGATCAGAAAAGTG AGAAGGATCATTCACTCACAATAACGCCGGACAACTTGGTGGAAAAGAGAGGACAAGCAGGAGATGAAGAGATTGATGAACTATCTTCTGGCGATGAGGATTGCTCGAAAGGAATGAGAA AGTGGGTACTCGATTATTACCAGAGTAGGCCTGGTTTGAAGGTGTTGCAAGAAAGAATTGATGAGTTTATTACTTCTTATGAGGCAAAAAAGGAACAG gaaaggaaagaaaaagaagccCTTGCTGCAGAAGATGGCTGGACTGTTGTCGTACATCACAAAGGAAGGAAAAAGACAACTGATTCTGAAACTGGAATTGCAGTTGGTTCTGTTTCCCAAGCTGCAGTCATGGATAATAtggacaaaaagaaaaagaaagatgtggGTTTAGATTTCTACCGGTTTCAGAAAAGAGAAGCAAAGAGAAATG AGATCATGGTGCTGCAGAGCAAATTTGAGCAGGACAAGAAACGGATACAGCAGTTGAGAGCTGCAAGAAAATTTCGACCTTACTAA
- the LOC107012642 gene encoding uncharacterized protein LOC107012642 isoform X2: MEENKRKKKRAHVLTRRRDEQHLSNYKDNVDGEKENKSAKRKKRKDVRLDETESLEIDQSNEREDALGQENNVSAMKRKSRKKKRKSEKKVQRNETVDHYVEANNDSDQKSEKDHSLTITPDNLVEKRGQAGDEEIDELSSGDEDCSKGMRKWVLDYYQSRPGLKVLQERIDEFITSYEAKKEQERKEKEALAAEDGWTVVVHHKGRKKTTDSETGIAVGSVSQAAVMDNMDKKKKKDVGLDFYRFQKREAKRNEIMVLQSKFEQDKKRIQQLRAARKFRPY, from the exons ATGGAAGAAAacaagaggaagaagaagagagctCATGTGCTAACTAGAAGAAGAGATGAACAACATCTCTCAAATTATAAAG ATAATGTGGATGGAGAAAAGGAGAACAAATCTGCAAAGAGGAAGAAAAGGAAAGATGTCAGACTTGATGAAACTGAAAGTTTGGAAATTGATCAATCTAATGAAAGAGAGGATGCACTTGGTCAAGAAAATAATGTATCCGCTATGAAAAGGAAATccagaaagaagaagagaaaaagtgAGAAGAAAGTACAGAGGAATGAGACTGTTGATCATTATGTTGAGGCTAACAATGATTCAGATCAGAAAAGTG AGAAGGATCATTCACTCACAATAACGCCGGACAACTTGGTGGAAAAGAGAGGACAAGCAGGAGATGAAGAGATTGATGAACTATCTTCTGGCGATGAGGATTGCTCGAAAGGAATGAGAA AGTGGGTACTCGATTATTACCAGAGTAGGCCTGGTTTGAAGGTGTTGCAAGAAAGAATTGATGAGTTTATTACTTCTTATGAGGCAAAAAAGGAACAG gaaaggaaagaaaaagaagccCTTGCTGCAGAAGATGGCTGGACTGTTGTCGTACATCACAAAGGAAGGAAAAAGACAACTGATTCTGAAACTGGAATTGCAGTTGGTTCTGTTTCCCAAGCTGCAGTCATGGATAATAtggacaaaaagaaaaagaaagatgtggGTTTAGATTTCTACCGGTTTCAGAAAAGAGAAGCAAAGAGAAATG AGATCATGGTGCTGCAGAGCAAATTTGAGCAGGACAAGAAACGGATACAGCAGTTGAGAGCTGCAAGAAAATTTCGACCTTACTAA